The following are from one region of the Numenius arquata chromosome 23, bNumArq3.hap1.1, whole genome shotgun sequence genome:
- the HEXIM1 gene encoding protein HEXIM1, translating to MATGLAIRGGTEPSAMADTAPEPQCEPEPRCEPEPRGEAEPQPQPDGGEAAADGEAERLPPPGAEEAAGGAEGRPSAGGAARPGLGPRYRSSVGRTEEWPVKKKHRRRPSKKKRRWKPYSKLSWEEKQQFDERQSLRASRLRAEMFAKGQPVAPYNTTQFLMEDHDQEEPDLKTGLYPRRTAAKSEDTSEEDFLEEAAEEDGGSDGMGGDGSEFLQRDFSETYERYHVESLQNMSKQELVKEYLELEKCLSRMEEENNRLRMESKKHGGEAGEAARVRQLELEVDRLRAENLRLLKEKDLPRQEKGPCKPGE from the exons ATGGCCACGGGCCTGGCCATCCGTGGG GGAACGGAGCCGAGCGCCATGGCCGACACGGCGCCGGAGCCCCAGTGCGAACCGGAGCCCCGGTGCGAACCGGAGCCCCGGGGTGAAGcggagccccagccccagcccgatGGCGGCGAGGCGGCGGCCGACGGGGAGGCCGAGCGGCTGCCGCCCCCCggggcggaggaggcggcgggcggcgccgAGGGGCGGCCGtcggcgggcggagcggcgcgTCCCGGCCTGGGCCCGCGGTACCGGTCGTCGGTGGGTCGCACCGAGGAGTGGCCGGTGAAGAAGAAGCACCGTCGGCGACCGTCGAAGAAGAAGCGGCGCTGGAAGCCCTACTCGAagctgagctgggaggagaagcagcagttcGACGAGCGGCAGAGCCTCCGCGCCTCCCGGCTGCGGGCCGAGATGTTCGCCAAGGGGCAACCGGTGGCCCCTTACAACACCACGCAGTTCCTGATGGAGGACCACGACCAGGAGGAGCCGGACCTGAAAACCGGGCTGTACCCGCGGCGAACGGCCGCCAAGTCGGAGGACACGAGCGAGGAGGATTTTctggaggaggcggcggaggaggacGGGGGCAGCGACGGGATGGGGGGGGACGGCAGCGAGTTCCTGCAACGGGACTTCTCGGAGACCTACGAGCGGTACCATGTGGAGAGCCTGCAGAACATGAGCAAGCAGGAGCTGGTGAAGGAATACCTGGAGCTGGAGAAGTGTCTGTCCCGCATGGAGGAGGAGAACAACCGGCTGAGGATGGAGAGCAAAAAAcacgggggggaggcgggggaggcggcgcgggtgcggcagctggagctggaggtggaCAGGTTACGAGCCGAGAACCTGCGGCTGCTCAAGGAGAAGGACCTGCCCCGGCAGGAGAAAGGGCCCTGCAAACCGGGGGAGTGa
- the LOC141474963 gene encoding myosin light chain kinase, smooth muscle-like, whose product MGSRDQDHAGVTGNRDLSCVHPPDTPGSPSPSLRHDGITDRRTQRGDPVPPQATLSPSVKVQRLNPGCDSIQRAEVDRGSRGIYPAAKRWIPPSITLMASSCPAEGLGAKRGREPSPVVPDIIPPGSPSPGCGQQSSIITPLPVPSQAIAVSYSCPRQSISQRGRAERADGIAEPGASAASLAHGISARRWQGHGDGRAVRPRWPCHHPGAGDTLPAAVDFAQSVGAAAVTPRPALAEPQITPEARLRTAGETETFEYCDVVVNSQEKVSDVYRQLEKLGEGKFGTVYRLQEKATGKIRAGKYFRTRTAKEKQAARAEVELMNLLHHPRLVQCLAAFQGPAELVMVMEYVAGGELFERIVDDDFEHTEPSSTQYMRQILEGLQFMHGQAVVHLDLKPENIVCVSPSSHWLKIIDFGLARKLAPDTPVKVLHGTPEFMAPEVVAFEPVDFSTDMWSVGVICYILLSGESPFQGDSDMETLSNITAARWEFEEETFSEISQQAKDFISQLLQKDPRRRLSSAGSLLHPWLQEPQPSSTKVLSKERIKQFLTRRKWQKTGKALLALNRLTLLSQTPERKASEAQDEEDQGCSLKEDQASGSLLQQGPSFSELLTSPEEEEGGSTMATGEAESSISVSMPPQTT is encoded by the exons ATGGGGAGCAGGGACCAAGACCACGCCGGGGTGACAGGGAACAGGGACCTGTCCTGTGTCCACCCCCCCGACACCCCGGGGTCACCGAGCCCATCCCTCAGGCACGACGGGATCACGGACAGACGGACCCAGCGAGGTGACCCCGTCCCCCCCCAAGCCACGCTGTCACCCAGCGTCAAGGTCCAGCGGCTGAACCCTGG ATGCGACTCCATCCAGAGGGCTGAGGTGGATCGCGGCTCCCGAGGGATTTACCCTGCAGCCAAGCGCTGGATCCCG CCCAGCATCACCCTCATGGCCTCATCCTGCCCCGCCGAGGGGCTCGGAGCCAAGCGGGGTCGGGAGCCGTCACCGGTGGTGCCGGACATCATTCCCCCTGGATCCCCATCACCAGGATGCGGCCAGCAGTCCTCCATCATCACcccactgcctgtccccagccaggcCATCGCCGTGTCCTACTCCTGTCCCCGGCAGTCGATATCCCAGCGGGGTCGAGCCGAGCGCGCTGACGGCATCGCCGAGCCGGGAGCATCCGCCGCATCCCTCGCCCACGGGAT ctctgCCCGCCGGTGGCAAGGTCACGGTGACGGGCGAGCGGTGAGGCCGCGGTGGCCCTGCCACCACCCCGGCGCTGGGGACACTTTGCCGGCGGCCGTGGACTTTGCGCAGAGCGTGGGAGCGGCGGCAGTGACGCCTCGGCCGGCGCTGGCAGAGCCCCAGATCACCCCCGAGGCCCGGCTTCGGACAGCAG GAGAAACGGAGACCTTTGAATACTGTGATGTGGTCGTCAACAGCCAAGAGAAGGTTTCGGACGTGTACAGGCAGCTGGAGAAGTTGGGAGA GGGAAAATTCGGGACAGTGTACCGGCTGCAGGAAAAAGCCACTGGCAAAATCCGGGCTGGGAAATATTTCCGGACGCGGACAGCTAAAGAGAAGCAGGCGGCTCGGGCTGAAGTGGAGCTGATGAACCTGCTGCATCACCCGCGCCTCGTGCAGTGCCTCGCCGCCTTCCAGGGCCCCGCCGAGCTGGTGATGGTGATGGAGTA TGTGGCAGGTGGGGAGCTCTTTGAGCGCATCGTGGATGATGACTTTGAGCACACagagcccagcagcacccagtACATGCGGCAGATCCTGGAGGGGCTGCAGTTCATGCATGGCCAGGCTGTTGTCCACCTTGACCTCAAACCCGAGAACATCGTCTGTGTCAGCCCCAGCAGCCACTGGCTCAAGATCATTGACTTTGGCTTGGCGCGGAAGCTGG CTCCAGACACCCCTGTGAAGGTGTTGCATGGCACCCCTGAGTTCATGGCTCCAGAAGTGGTTGCCTTTGAGCCTGTGGACTTCAGCACAGACATGTGGAGTGTTGGTGTCATCTGCTACATCCT GCTGAGCGGGGAGTCACCCTTCCAGGGGGACAGTGACATGGAGACACTGAGCAACATCACAGCTGCCCGGTGGGAATTTGAGGAGGAGACCTTCTCGGAGATCTCCCAGCAAGCCAAGGACTTCATCAGCCAACTGCTGCAGAAGGACCCCCG GCGCCGTCTCTCCAGCGCGGGGTCTCTGCTGCACCCCTGGCTGCAggagccccagcccagcagcaccaaGGTGCTGTCAAAGGAGAGGATCAAGCAGTTCCTGACTCGTCGCAAGTGGCAG aAAACAGGCAAAGCTCTGCTGGCCCTCAACAGGTTGACCCTGCTGTCCCAGACCCCAGAGAGGAAAGCATCAGAGGCTCAGGATGAGGAAG ACCAGGGCTGCAGCCTGAAGGAGGACCAAGCCTCTGGGTCTTTGCTCCAACAAGGACCCAGCTTCTCGGAGCTGCTGACGAgcccagaggaggaggaaggtgggagcACAATGGCCACCGGGGAGGCAGAGAGCAGCATCAGCGTGTCAATGCCACCCCAGACCACCTAG